One genomic segment of Gottschalkia acidurici 9a includes these proteins:
- the glpX gene encoding class II fructose-bisphosphatase has translation MDRNLALNMVRVTEAAALASAKYLGRGDKIAADQAAVDGMRKMFDTLNIDGTVVIGEGEMDEAPMLYIGEQIGKGSENGIKVDIAVDPVDGTTAVAKGLSNAIAVVAIAPKGCLLHAPDMYMDKIAVGPKAKGCIDINAPVEENLKAVSKALKKDISELTVTILDRERHQETIDRIRKAGARIKLFNDGDVATAIATCFDDSGVDIMLGIGGAPEGVIAAAALKCMGGEFQGKLVPYNDEERQRCKDMGISDVNEVLTMEDLVKGNEVFFAATGISDGDLLKGVVYFENNKAKTHSMVTRAETGTVRFVEAVHRLDQKPEYAY, from the coding sequence ATGGATAGAAATTTAGCTTTAAATATGGTCAGAGTAACTGAGGCAGCTGCATTAGCTTCTGCAAAGTATTTAGGAAGAGGAGATAAAATTGCAGCAGATCAAGCAGCAGTAGACGGAATGAGAAAAATGTTTGATACATTAAACATAGATGGAACAGTAGTAATAGGTGAAGGTGAAATGGATGAGGCTCCTATGCTTTATATAGGAGAGCAGATAGGAAAAGGTAGTGAGAATGGAATAAAAGTAGATATAGCAGTAGATCCTGTAGATGGAACTACTGCAGTTGCAAAAGGACTTTCAAATGCTATAGCAGTAGTGGCGATAGCACCTAAGGGATGCTTACTTCACGCACCAGATATGTATATGGATAAAATAGCAGTAGGACCAAAGGCAAAAGGATGTATAGATATAAATGCACCAGTAGAAGAAAATTTAAAAGCAGTTTCAAAAGCTCTTAAAAAGGATATATCAGAACTTACTGTAACTATATTAGATAGAGAAAGACATCAAGAAACTATAGATAGGATAAGAAAAGCAGGAGCAAGAATAAAGCTTTTTAATGATGGTGACGTGGCTACAGCTATAGCTACGTGTTTTGATGATTCAGGAGTAGATATTATGCTAGGAATAGGAGGAGCACCAGAAGGAGTTATAGCAGCAGCAGCACTTAAATGCATGGGCGGGGAGTTCCAAGGTAAATTAGTACCATATAATGATGAAGAACGTCAAAGATGCAAAGACATGGGAATTAGCGATGTTAATGAAGTATTAACTATGGAAGACTTAGTAAAAGGAAATGAAGTATTCTTTGCAGCAACTGGAATATCGGATGGAGACTTACTAAAAGGTGTAGTATACTTTGAGAACAATAAAGCTAAGACTCATTCTATGGTTACAAGAGCTGAGACTGGTACAGTTAGATTTGTAGAAGCGGTTCACAGATTAGATCAAAAACCTGAATACGCATATTAA